A single genomic interval of Devosia oryziradicis harbors:
- a CDS encoding methyl-accepting chemotaxis protein, whose product MSRLFAGSIARRLYSLLFVFALGFAGVVAYQLYALRQNLDAFKRTEIQSVVQAAVGVVQHYYDLTEAGTLTTEAAQTAALDTLRAMRYQGEEYLFVDNFDYVNVLHTYQPEKEGTNRRETKDANGKLYMAEMIDGAKANGSYFVSYAFKDKDGLSKDKVTYAQAFQPWGWTIASGVLMTTVQAIFWQAAITSAAITLGVMAVVLALGALIARAIRRPIAALTTDMVRLANNDFDVALDGQDRSDEIGDMARAVAVFRENGLKVSQMTEAEAARIIAEEQSRRAMMADLQAAFGQVVDSAIAGDFSKRVDTEFPDPELNGLAGSVNSLVTTVDRGLDETGRVLTALANTDLTHRMEGDYHGAFAVLKTNTNAVADRLSEVVTQLRATSSTLKTATGEILSGANDLSERTTKQAATIEETSAAMEQLAATVLHNAERAREASVNAGEVTRTAEEGGKVMQQANEAMSAIEASSGKISNIIGLIDDIAFQTNLLALNASVEAARAGDAGKGFAVVAVEVRRLAQSAASASADVKVLIEQSAGEVSMGSRLVSDAAARLSAMLDAARANNQLMEGIARESREQASAIEEVNIAVRTMDEMTQHNAALVEQTNAAIEQTESQATALDAIVAVFNTGGQPVATKARSAEAPSRPANVRKAAQTYLSQGNAAISADWNEF is encoded by the coding sequence TTGTCCCGCTTGTTTGCCGGCAGCATCGCCCGGCGCCTCTATAGCCTGCTGTTCGTCTTTGCCCTGGGTTTTGCCGGCGTCGTAGCCTACCAGCTCTATGCCCTGCGGCAAAACCTGGATGCCTTCAAGCGCACCGAAATCCAGAGCGTCGTGCAGGCCGCTGTGGGTGTCGTGCAGCATTACTACGACCTGACAGAAGCGGGCACCTTGACGACGGAAGCGGCGCAGACCGCGGCGCTCGATACCCTGCGCGCCATGCGCTACCAGGGCGAAGAATATCTGTTTGTCGACAATTTCGACTATGTGAACGTGCTTCACACCTACCAGCCGGAAAAGGAAGGCACCAACCGTCGCGAGACCAAGGACGCCAATGGCAAGCTTTACATGGCCGAGATGATCGACGGCGCAAAGGCCAATGGCTCCTACTTCGTTTCCTATGCCTTCAAGGACAAGGACGGGCTCTCCAAGGACAAGGTTACCTATGCGCAGGCCTTCCAGCCATGGGGCTGGACCATTGCCAGCGGCGTCCTGATGACAACCGTGCAGGCTATATTCTGGCAGGCCGCGATCACCAGCGCGGCCATTACGCTGGGCGTGATGGCAGTGGTTCTGGCCTTGGGCGCCTTGATCGCACGGGCCATTCGCCGGCCGATCGCGGCCTTGACGACCGACATGGTGCGCCTCGCCAACAATGATTTCGACGTGGCGCTGGACGGCCAGGATCGCAGCGACGAGATCGGCGACATGGCGCGCGCGGTTGCCGTATTCCGCGAGAATGGCCTCAAGGTCAGCCAGATGACCGAGGCGGAAGCAGCGCGCATCATTGCCGAGGAGCAGAGCCGGCGCGCCATGATGGCCGACCTGCAGGCGGCCTTCGGGCAGGTGGTGGATTCCGCGATTGCCGGTGATTTCAGCAAGCGGGTCGACACCGAATTCCCCGACCCGGAGCTCAATGGACTTGCCGGCAGCGTCAACTCGCTGGTGACCACGGTGGATCGTGGGCTGGACGAAACCGGGCGGGTGCTGACCGCGCTGGCCAATACCGACCTCACGCATCGCATGGAGGGCGATTACCACGGCGCTTTCGCGGTGCTCAAGACCAACACCAATGCCGTGGCGGACCGCCTCAGCGAGGTGGTGACGCAGTTGCGCGCGACCTCCAGCACGCTCAAGACCGCAACAGGGGAAATTCTCTCGGGCGCCAACGACCTGAGCGAACGGACCACCAAGCAGGCCGCGACCATCGAAGAGACGTCCGCAGCGATGGAACAACTGGCCGCGACAGTGCTGCACAATGCCGAGCGCGCCAGGGAAGCCAGCGTCAATGCCGGCGAGGTTACCCGCACCGCCGAAGAGGGCGGAAAGGTCATGCAGCAGGCCAACGAGGCGATGAGCGCCATCGAGGCCAGTTCGGGCAAGATTTCCAACATCATCGGATTGATCGACGACATCGCCTTCCAGACCAATCTCCTGGCCCTCAACGCCTCGGTCGAGGCGGCGCGCGCCGGCGATGCCGGCAAGGGCTTTGCCGTGGTGGCGGTGGAAGTGCGGCGCCTGGCGCAGTCGGCGGCCAGTGCCTCGGCCGACGTCAAGGTGCTGATCGAGCAGTCGGCCGGCGAGGTGAGCATGGGCTCGCGCCTGGTTTCGGATGCTGCGGCGCGCCTGTCGGCGATGCTGGATGCGGCTCGCGCCAACAACCAGCTCATGGAAGGCATTGCGCGGGAAAGCCGGGAACAGGCTTCAGCGATCGAGGAGGTCAACATCGCCGTCCGCACCATGGACGAGATGACCCAGCACAATGCAGCCCTGGTGGAACAGACCAATGCTGCCATCGAGCAGACCGAGTCCCAGGCCACGGCGCTCGATGCCATCGTGGCGGTATTCAACACGGGCGGTCAGCCGGTAGCGACCAAGGCACGATCCGCCGAGGCGCCGTCCAGGCCAGCCAATGTCCGCAAGGCGGCGCAGACCTATCTCAGCCAGGGAAACGCCGCTATCTCCGCGGACTGGAACGAGTTCTAA
- a CDS encoding methyl-accepting chemotaxis protein, with product MSAQLKLAFKLPAMVVAIALVTGASLALAGYFTSNAIVTIQAEQRLSAAAANARSMLEAYLNEVAEDLTLFAGRAEIAADIDLFSGAMRSLAGQGDPTELLQDAYITQNPNPAGQKLLLDTSDKLPVYDLHHRALHADFRDLLEKRGYYDIFLFDTDFNNVYTVFKEADFATNFAEGGGPWADTDLGKVVRSAMAGEEGQVFLSDFAPYGPSAGAPASFIATPVFDQGFLIGVLAFQMPTALIGDVLVRTQGLGASGETYLVGQDGLVRNDSAKTEGNDVMTLALQGDAVTAALAGESGLGTLIHHDGAAFVAASEPLTFGGVDWAVVALESQADIAAPSTGLRNSLLIIGLVLLALAAASSLAIARTITRPISRLTGAMAGIAGDRLDIAVPGLDRADELGAMAEAVEVFRSNGLKMRDLRAAELDMSDERAAQVSVIQGLQQEISAVVGAAIDGDFSRRVGTDQQDPELRQLALDVNDLLATVDRGLAETGSVLAALARADLTRRMNGDYRGAFARLKSDTNGVAEQLGDIITQLRSTSGSLKTATGEILTGANDLSERTTRQAATIEETSAAIEQLSRTVVDNAAQAEQASREVRAVSDQAEASGEVMGQATGAMERITASSGKISNIIGLIDDIAFQTNLLALNASVEAARAGDAGKGFAVVAVEVRRLAQSAASASADVKALIEQSAAEVQGGTRLVASAAERLTMVQDAIRANAALLDGIARASREQAGAIDEVNVAVRQLDEMTQHNAALVEETNAAIEQTEAQAHELDRVIGVFTLAAQDWNAPRPKVAAGERV from the coding sequence ATGAGCGCGCAGCTCAAACTTGCCTTCAAGCTGCCGGCGATGGTTGTGGCCATTGCCCTGGTCACCGGCGCCAGTCTGGCCTTGGCGGGGTACTTCACCAGCAACGCCATCGTCACCATCCAGGCCGAACAGCGGCTGAGCGCCGCCGCCGCCAATGCGCGCTCGATGCTCGAGGCCTATCTGAACGAGGTTGCCGAGGACCTGACGCTGTTTGCCGGCCGGGCGGAAATCGCCGCCGACATCGACCTGTTCTCGGGTGCGATGCGATCGCTAGCCGGGCAGGGCGATCCCACCGAACTACTGCAGGACGCCTATATCACGCAAAATCCGAACCCGGCCGGCCAGAAGTTGCTGCTGGACACGTCCGACAAGCTACCGGTCTATGATCTGCATCACCGCGCGCTCCATGCCGATTTCCGCGACCTGCTGGAAAAGCGCGGCTACTACGACATCTTCCTGTTCGATACCGACTTCAACAACGTCTATACGGTCTTCAAGGAGGCCGATTTCGCCACCAATTTCGCCGAAGGCGGCGGGCCCTGGGCCGATACGGACCTGGGCAAGGTCGTGCGGTCGGCAATGGCGGGCGAGGAAGGGCAGGTTTTCCTCAGCGACTTCGCCCCCTATGGACCCAGCGCCGGCGCGCCCGCCAGTTTCATCGCCACTCCGGTCTTCGACCAGGGATTCCTGATCGGCGTGCTTGCCTTCCAGATGCCCACGGCACTGATCGGCGACGTGCTGGTGCGCACCCAGGGCCTGGGCGCCAGTGGTGAGACCTATCTGGTGGGCCAGGACGGACTGGTCCGCAACGACTCCGCCAAGACCGAGGGCAATGACGTGATGACGCTGGCGCTGCAGGGCGATGCCGTCACGGCGGCGCTGGCTGGGGAATCCGGCCTCGGCACCTTGATTCATCACGATGGGGCAGCCTTTGTGGCGGCCAGCGAGCCGTTGACCTTTGGTGGCGTGGACTGGGCCGTCGTGGCACTGGAAAGCCAGGCCGACATCGCCGCGCCATCGACAGGGCTGCGCAATTCACTGCTGATCATCGGCCTGGTGCTGCTGGCCCTGGCTGCTGCCAGCAGCCTGGCGATCGCCCGCACGATTACCCGGCCCATTTCGCGTCTGACCGGTGCCATGGCCGGCATAGCCGGCGACAGGCTGGACATCGCGGTGCCGGGGCTGGACCGCGCCGACGAACTGGGGGCAATGGCCGAAGCGGTGGAAGTCTTCCGCAGCAACGGGCTCAAGATGCGCGACCTGCGGGCCGCCGAACTCGACATGAGCGACGAACGGGCCGCCCAGGTCAGCGTCATCCAGGGTTTGCAACAGGAGATCAGCGCGGTCGTTGGCGCGGCTATCGATGGCGATTTCTCGCGCCGCGTCGGCACCGATCAGCAGGATCCGGAATTGCGGCAGCTGGCGCTCGATGTCAACGACCTGCTGGCGACTGTCGATCGCGGGCTGGCCGAGACGGGGAGTGTGCTGGCAGCGCTGGCGCGCGCCGATCTGACCCGCCGCATGAATGGCGACTACAGGGGCGCCTTTGCCCGTCTCAAGTCCGATACCAACGGCGTGGCCGAGCAACTGGGCGACATCATCACCCAGCTGCGCAGCACGTCGGGTTCGCTCAAGACGGCGACAGGAGAAATCCTCACTGGCGCCAATGACCTCAGTGAGCGCACCACGCGGCAGGCGGCGACGATCGAGGAAACCAGCGCCGCCATCGAGCAGCTCAGCCGCACCGTGGTCGACAATGCCGCGCAGGCCGAGCAGGCCAGTCGCGAAGTACGGGCTGTGTCCGACCAGGCCGAGGCCAGCGGCGAGGTGATGGGACAGGCTACTGGCGCCATGGAACGCATCACCGCCTCTTCGGGCAAAATTTCCAACATCATCGGGCTGATCGACGACATCGCGTTCCAGACCAATCTCCTGGCCCTTAATGCGTCGGTCGAGGCGGCGCGCGCCGGTGATGCCGGCAAAGGCTTTGCGGTGGTGGCGGTGGAGGTGCGGCGCCTGGCTCAATCTGCCGCCAGTGCGTCGGCCGATGTCAAGGCGCTGATCGAGCAGTCTGCTGCCGAGGTGCAGGGCGGGACCCGCCTTGTGGCCAGCGCCGCCGAGCGGCTGACCATGGTGCAGGACGCCATTCGTGCCAATGCGGCGCTGCTCGATGGCATTGCCAGGGCCAGCCGCGAGCAGGCCGGCGCCATCGACGAGGTCAATGTGGCGGTGCGCCAGCTCGACGAAATGACCCAGCACAATGCCGCTTTGGTGGAGGAGACCAATGCCGCCATCGAGCAGACCGAAGCCCAGGCCCATGAACTGGATCGCGTGATCGGGGTGTTCACGCTGGCGGCGCAGGACTGGAATGCGCCAAGACCGAAGGTTGCCGCCGGAGAGCGCGTCTGA
- a CDS encoding methyl-accepting chemotaxis protein — protein MTGFFGGRNDDRAKVDAIMRSQAVIEFKLDGTILDANENFLKALGYELHEIVGKHHRLFVDPVDANSAEYKQFWADLALGKFQSAAYRRIAKDGREIWIQATYNPVLDKAGKPTKVIKFATDITDQKNQAADHEAQIAAISRVQAVIEFNLDGTVRDANDNFLATVGYDKDEIVGRHHRMFCDPAYANSADYTRFWERLRAGEYVAAEFQRFGKGGKEIWIQASYNPVLDANGKPVKVVKFATDITERKRAEGIIDHLTTSLAKMAEGDLTGHIDTQFTGQYEQLRLSFNQSLGRLLDIVDGLQQTSRSLKTATSEILTGANDLSERTTRQAATIEETSASVEQLSNAVQENATRAATASQKAKAVSAGATEGGVVMNDANAAMAAIEVSSGKISNIIGLIDDIAFQTNLLALNASVEAARAGDAGKGFAVVAVEVRRLAQSAAGASAEIKQLIEASAGEVKNGSRLVGQAAEKLLDILEGARESSALIDSIAQANGQQAGALDEVAVAVRQMDEMTQHNAALVEQTNAAIEQTEAQASELDRIVEVFKVDDGARATRLVRKPPRRAPALRSAGNTAVAQDWNEF, from the coding sequence ATGACTGGTTTTTTCGGCGGCAGGAACGATGACCGCGCCAAGGTCGACGCCATTATGCGCAGCCAGGCGGTGATCGAGTTCAAGCTGGACGGCACGATCCTGGATGCCAATGAGAATTTCCTCAAGGCGCTAGGCTACGAGCTGCATGAAATCGTCGGCAAGCATCACCGTCTGTTCGTCGATCCGGTTGACGCCAACTCGGCTGAATACAAGCAGTTCTGGGCTGACCTCGCTCTGGGCAAGTTCCAGTCGGCGGCCTATCGGCGCATCGCCAAGGATGGCCGCGAAATCTGGATCCAGGCGACCTACAACCCGGTCTTGGACAAAGCAGGCAAGCCCACTAAGGTCATCAAGTTCGCCACCGATATCACCGACCAGAAGAACCAGGCGGCCGATCACGAGGCACAGATTGCCGCCATTTCGCGGGTACAGGCCGTGATAGAGTTCAACCTCGATGGCACGGTGCGCGATGCCAACGACAATTTCCTGGCCACTGTCGGCTATGACAAGGACGAAATCGTGGGCAGGCATCACCGCATGTTCTGCGACCCGGCCTATGCCAACAGCGCCGACTATACCAGGTTCTGGGAGCGCCTGCGGGCAGGCGAATATGTCGCCGCCGAATTCCAGCGTTTCGGCAAGGGCGGCAAGGAAATCTGGATTCAGGCATCCTACAACCCGGTCCTCGATGCCAATGGCAAGCCGGTCAAGGTGGTCAAGTTCGCCACCGACATTACCGAGCGAAAGCGGGCCGAGGGCATCATCGATCATCTCACGACGAGCCTTGCCAAGATGGCCGAGGGCGACCTGACCGGTCACATCGATACCCAGTTTACCGGCCAGTACGAGCAGTTGCGCCTGTCGTTCAACCAGTCGCTGGGCCGGCTGCTGGACATCGTGGACGGGCTGCAGCAGACGTCGCGCTCGCTCAAGACGGCGACCAGCGAAATCCTTACCGGCGCCAATGACCTCAGCGAGCGCACCACCCGGCAGGCCGCGACGATCGAAGAGACTTCGGCCTCTGTCGAGCAGCTTTCCAACGCGGTGCAGGAGAATGCCACACGCGCCGCCACGGCCAGCCAGAAGGCCAAGGCCGTTTCGGCCGGCGCGACCGAGGGTGGCGTGGTGATGAACGACGCCAACGCCGCCATGGCCGCCATCGAGGTCAGCTCGGGCAAGATTTCCAACATCATCGGCCTCATCGACGACATCGCCTTCCAGACCAACCTCCTGGCGCTCAACGCCTCGGTCGAGGCGGCGCGCGCCGGCGATGCCGGCAAGGGCTTTGCCGTGGTGGCGGTGGAAGTGCGGCGGCTCGCGCAGTCGGCGGCTGGGGCATCGGCCGAGATCAAGCAATTGATCGAGGCGAGTGCCGGAGAGGTCAAGAATGGCTCGCGGCTGGTGGGCCAGGCCGCCGAGAAGCTGCTGGACATCCTCGAGGGTGCCAGGGAGAGTTCGGCGCTGATCGACTCCATCGCCCAGGCCAATGGCCAGCAGGCCGGTGCGCTGGACGAGGTTGCGGTCGCCGTGCGGCAGATGGACGAGATGACCCAGCACAACGCCGCGCTGGTCGAACAGACCAATGCGGCCATTGAGCAGACCGAGGCCCAGGCCAGCGAGCTCGACCGTATCGTCGAGGTGTTCAAGGTGGACGATGGCGCGCGGGCGACCCGGCTCGTACGCAAGCCGCCGCGCCGGGCGCCGGCGCTGCGCAGCGCGGGCAACACGGCGGTCGCTCAGGACTGGAACGAGTTCTAG
- a CDS encoding DUF1801 domain-containing protein gives MLTSAIDPVYSRDFATLIAPLPAPVAELTARLVALVAAHPGLTGKVMNGWKSVNFRHAGAGHVCSVFPQVDRVSLYFEHGRLLEHGEGLLAGDGLKKGRYLRLVPGDDIPVDRIGILLSEAIALFA, from the coding sequence ATGCTCACTTCTGCGATCGATCCTGTCTATTCCCGCGATTTCGCAACCTTGATCGCGCCATTGCCGGCGCCGGTAGCCGAATTGACGGCGCGACTGGTCGCGCTGGTGGCGGCGCATCCGGGGCTCACCGGCAAGGTGATGAATGGCTGGAAGTCGGTCAATTTCCGCCATGCCGGGGCCGGCCATGTCTGTTCGGTCTTTCCGCAGGTGGACCGTGTGTCACTCTATTTCGAGCATGGGCGGCTGCTCGAGCATGGCGAGGGCCTCCTGGCGGGCGACGGGCTCAAGAAAGGACGGTACCTGCGGCTCGTGCCCGGCGACGACATTCCGGTGGACCGCATCGGCATCCTGCTTAGCGAGGCCATTGCTCTTTTCGCCTGA
- a CDS encoding methylglyoxal synthase: protein MARIGLVAHDDKKDDLCVWAEHHKHKLGEHELWGTGTTGSRVMAATGLQVTLLKSGPLGGDQQLGAMIAEGKLDVLIFFIDPLSAQPHDVDVKALTRLATLYDVPCANNKSTADAVLAYL, encoded by the coding sequence ATGGCGCGCATTGGCCTGGTGGCACATGACGACAAGAAGGACGACCTGTGCGTCTGGGCCGAGCATCACAAGCATAAACTTGGCGAGCACGAGCTGTGGGGCACCGGCACCACGGGCAGCAGAGTGATGGCGGCGACGGGTCTCCAGGTGACCCTGCTCAAATCCGGTCCGCTGGGTGGGGACCAGCAGCTCGGCGCCATGATCGCGGAGGGAAAGCTGGACGTGCTGATCTTCTTCATCGATCCGCTGTCGGCGCAGCCGCATGATGTCGACGTGAAGGCGCTGACGCGGCTCGCCACGCTCTACGACGTGCCCTGCGCCAACAACAAATCCACAGCTGACGCGGTGCTCGCCTACCTTTGA
- a CDS encoding ABC transporter ATP-binding protein → MSTDLVIDVRNVSKRFGGLKAVNNCSLSVRRGSVTGLIGPNGAGKSTLFNIVAGNIVPDEGSVIFDGADVTGLKPHQLFRTGMLRTFQIAHEFSNMTALENLMMVPGDQPGEYLGNAWFRPGLSKSRETEVRKKALDVIDFLKLGHVRNELAGNLSGGQKKLLELGRTMMVDAKVVLLDEVAAGVNKTLLNDLAGNIERMNRELGYTFFVIEHDMDLIGRLCDPVIVMAQGEKIAEGPMAEIRANPQIVEAYFGTPVEVA, encoded by the coding sequence GTGTCCACTGATCTAGTTATTGACGTGCGCAACGTCAGCAAACGTTTTGGCGGCCTCAAGGCCGTCAACAACTGCTCGCTCTCGGTTCGGCGTGGTTCGGTGACGGGCCTGATCGGGCCCAATGGGGCGGGCAAATCCACGCTGTTCAACATCGTGGCCGGCAATATCGTGCCCGATGAAGGCTCGGTGATCTTTGACGGCGCCGATGTCACCGGCCTCAAGCCGCACCAGCTGTTTCGCACCGGAATGCTGCGGACCTTCCAGATCGCGCATGAATTCTCCAACATGACGGCGCTGGAAAACCTGATGATGGTGCCGGGCGACCAGCCGGGCGAGTATCTGGGCAATGCCTGGTTCCGCCCCGGCCTCAGCAAGTCGCGCGAGACCGAAGTGCGGAAGAAAGCGCTCGACGTCATCGATTTCCTCAAGCTTGGCCATGTGCGCAACGAGCTGGCCGGCAATCTCAGCGGCGGGCAGAAAAAGCTGCTTGAGTTGGGCCGCACCATGATGGTGGATGCCAAGGTGGTGCTGCTCGACGAGGTGGCGGCGGGCGTCAACAAGACGCTGCTCAACGACCTGGCCGGCAATATCGAGCGCATGAACCGCGAGCTGGGCTATACCTTCTTCGTCATCGAGCATGACATGGACCTGATCGGGCGGCTGTGCGACCCGGTCATCGTCATGGCGCAGGGCGAGAAGATCGCCGAGGGCCCGATGGCCGAAATCCGCGCCAATCCCCAGATCGTCGAAGCCTATTTCGGCACTCCGGTCGAGGTGGCGTGA
- a CDS encoding ABC transporter ATP-binding protein: MALIELRNVVGGYGGAPILNGVNMAIEQSDIGVIVGPNGAGKSTTLKAIFGLLKVTGGTIEFGGRNVANSLPDALVPMGLSFVPQEKNVFTSMSVEENLEMGAFTRRDDFKPTMDWVYQMFPVLAEKRRQPAGELSGGQRQMVAMGRALMSKPKLLMLDEPSAGLSPRYVIEIFETIVRVNKEGVGILMVEQNARQALAFASKGFVLAGGQNRFTGTGPELIADPEVAKSFLGG; this comes from the coding sequence ATGGCTTTGATCGAACTGAGGAACGTCGTTGGCGGCTATGGCGGCGCACCCATCCTCAATGGCGTCAATATGGCCATCGAGCAATCCGACATCGGTGTCATCGTCGGCCCGAACGGGGCCGGCAAGTCGACGACGCTCAAGGCCATTTTCGGCCTGCTCAAGGTCACCGGCGGCACGATCGAGTTCGGCGGCAGGAATGTCGCCAATTCACTGCCCGATGCGCTGGTCCCGATGGGCCTCAGTTTCGTGCCGCAGGAAAAGAACGTCTTCACCTCGATGAGTGTCGAGGAAAACCTTGAAATGGGCGCCTTCACCCGGCGCGACGATTTCAAGCCGACCATGGACTGGGTCTACCAGATGTTCCCGGTGCTGGCCGAAAAGCGCCGCCAACCGGCCGGCGAACTGTCCGGCGGACAACGCCAGATGGTGGCCATGGGCCGCGCGCTGATGAGCAAGCCCAAGCTGTTGATGCTGGACGAACCCTCGGCGGGCCTCTCACCCCGCTATGTGATCGAGATCTTCGAGACCATCGTGCGCGTCAACAAGGAAGGCGTCGGCATCCTCATGGTCGAGCAGAATGCCCGCCAGGCCCTGGCGTTCGCCTCCAAGGGCTTCGTCCTCGCCGGCGGTCAGAACCGCTTCACCGGTACGGGGCCCGAGCTCATCGCCGATCCCGAAGTCGCCAAAAGTTTTCTCGGGGGCTGA
- a CDS encoding branched-chain amino acid ABC transporter permease, protein MTELIFFINQVVIAGAVLGCIYALGAVGITLIFGILRFAHFAHSELMTSGAFFAFLLAMLFASWGITTPIPTGFVVLPIAMVLSAIFALGIDKGFYAPLRKRGAKPVILLIASIGVTLMVQGLIRLFFGAGSYSFFETETKDVFRIDTAFLGSTRPLVITEPQLLMIVVTVVSVLALHFFLTRSRLGKAMRAMADNADLAQVSGINTALVVRVTWVVAGALACMAGTMLALDVTLKPDLAFNIIIPIFAAAIVGGLGQAYGAIAGGLLIGMAESLAVFNWTMVLRPLNAVLPEWAQLPATLALVPTEYKLTVAFVILVVVLLVRPTGIFKGASS, encoded by the coding sequence GTGACCGAACTGATTTTCTTCATCAACCAGGTGGTCATTGCCGGCGCCGTGCTGGGCTGCATCTATGCGCTGGGCGCCGTGGGCATCACGCTGATCTTCGGCATCCTGCGGTTTGCCCATTTCGCCCATTCCGAACTGATGACGTCGGGCGCCTTCTTCGCGTTCCTGCTGGCCATGCTGTTTGCGAGCTGGGGTATCACCACGCCAATCCCGACCGGGTTCGTGGTGCTGCCCATCGCCATGGTGTTGTCCGCCATTTTCGCGCTGGGCATCGACAAGGGCTTTTACGCCCCGCTGCGCAAGCGCGGGGCCAAGCCGGTGATCCTGCTGATCGCCTCGATCGGCGTGACGCTGATGGTGCAGGGGTTGATCCGCCTGTTTTTCGGCGCGGGCTCCTACTCGTTCTTCGAGACCGAAACCAAGGACGTGTTCCGTATCGATACCGCCTTCCTGGGCTCGACCCGGCCGCTGGTCATCACCGAGCCGCAGCTGCTGATGATCGTGGTGACCGTTGTCTCGGTGCTGGCGCTGCACTTCTTCCTCACCCGATCGCGGCTGGGCAAGGCGATGCGCGCCATGGCGGACAATGCCGACCTGGCGCAGGTGTCGGGCATCAATACGGCGCTGGTGGTGCGGGTCACCTGGGTGGTGGCTGGGGCGCTGGCCTGCATGGCCGGCACCATGCTGGCGCTGGACGTGACCCTGAAGCCGGACCTGGCCTTCAACATCATCATCCCGATCTTCGCGGCCGCCATCGTGGGCGGTCTCGGCCAGGCCTATGGCGCGATTGCGGGTGGCCTCCTCATCGGCATGGCGGAATCGCTGGCCGTGTTCAACTGGACGATGGTGCTGAGGCCTCTCAATGCCGTCTTGCCCGAATGGGCGCAGTTGCCTGCGACGCTGGCGCTGGTGCCGACCGAATACAAGCTGACCGTGGCTTTCGTCATCCTGGTCGTGGTGCTGCTCGTGCGACCGACGGGTATTTTCAAGGGAGCATCGTCATGA
- a CDS encoding branched-chain amino acid ABC transporter permease codes for MIRRSLTLFAGLFVLILVIGWAMGLPFTSSRLVEATAYSLIALGLNIQWGYGGLFNFGIMGFLMLGGFAVTFISYPVNPQFWGSDGPWMLGRALIAFAAGALLVYGARKSDRLGIKGSWKTFVTVVAWFVAYCIYRSQIDPAAAYIEANAGFVGGLGAHPVLGWLFGGVLAAVIAFIVGKIALGLRTDYLAIATIGISEIIRALIKNMDWLTRGTLTVSPIPWPTPLPQDYQAGGSDTYSSLLMARGGFLLLALVVVGIAIWLISRAYSGPWGRMMRAIRDNHIAAASMGKNVTARQLEIFVFGSVLMGIGGAMLVSFTQIFDPSSYQPINHTFLIWVMIIVGGAGNNWGAVFGAVLIWLVWVVSEPLAKVIFDNVSYWSTNLGWGAIPEIESRSAQMRVFVLGLVITIALRYAPKGLIPEAVRRDA; via the coding sequence ATGATCCGGCGCTCGCTGACCCTGTTTGCCGGCCTGTTCGTGCTGATCCTGGTGATCGGCTGGGCGATGGGCCTGCCCTTCACCTCGTCACGCCTGGTCGAGGCGACCGCCTATTCGCTGATAGCGCTGGGTCTCAACATCCAGTGGGGTTATGGCGGGCTGTTCAATTTCGGCATCATGGGCTTCCTGATGCTGGGCGGCTTTGCCGTCACCTTCATCTCATACCCTGTCAATCCCCAGTTCTGGGGGTCTGACGGTCCGTGGATGCTTGGACGGGCCCTGATCGCCTTCGCGGCGGGTGCGCTGCTCGTCTATGGCGCGCGCAAGAGCGATCGCCTGGGAATCAAGGGCAGCTGGAAAACCTTTGTCACGGTGGTGGCGTGGTTCGTGGCCTATTGCATCTATCGCAGCCAGATCGATCCGGCTGCGGCCTATATCGAGGCCAATGCGGGCTTCGTGGGTGGCCTGGGCGCCCATCCGGTGCTGGGCTGGCTGTTTGGTGGCGTGCTGGCGGCGGTCATTGCCTTTATCGTCGGCAAGATCGCGCTGGGCCTCAGAACCGACTACCTGGCCATTGCAACCATCGGCATTTCCGAGATCATCCGCGCGCTGATCAAGAACATGGACTGGCTGACGCGCGGCACGCTGACCGTGTCGCCGATCCCGTGGCCGACGCCGCTGCCGCAAGACTACCAGGCCGGGGGCAGCGACACCTATTCGTCGCTGCTGATGGCCCGCGGCGGCTTCCTGTTGCTGGCGCTTGTGGTTGTCGGGATTGCCATCTGGCTGATCTCGCGCGCTTATTCCGGCCCTTGGGGCCGCATGATGCGCGCCATCCGCGACAACCACATCGCTGCGGCCTCGATGGGCAAGAACGTGACGGCGCGGCAGCTCGAGATATTCGTCTTCGGCTCGGTACTGATGGGTATTGGCGGCGCCATGCTGGTCAGCTTCACCCAGATTTTCGACCCGTCGAGCTACCAGCCGATCAACCACACCTTCCTGATCTGGGTGATGATCATCGTGGGCGGCGCCGGCAACAATTGGGGCGCGGTGTTCGGCGCGGTGCTGATCTGGCTGGTGTGGGTCGTCAGCGAGCCGCTGGCCAAGGTCATCTTCGACAATGTCAGCTACTGGTCGACCAATCTCGGTTGGGGTGCCATTCCGGAAATCGAGTCACGCTCGGCACAGATGCGCGTTTTCGTGCTGGGCCTGGTGATCACCATCGCGCTGCGCTATGCCCCCAAGGGGCTGATCCCCGAAGCGGTCCGCCGGGACGCCTAG